In one Silene latifolia isolate original U9 population chromosome 10, ASM4854445v1, whole genome shotgun sequence genomic region, the following are encoded:
- the LOC141605089 gene encoding uncharacterized protein LOC141605089 has protein sequence MVHLHSTPPADMNVLAVTNDNNLVRYSSLSPSFGGDIIAKNVESTLYTSCSVSQVVKNRYVFMVGGATHGLPSRDVFFYDLHQVGHGGCKRTPGPLLHVPKSHPTLIVMGSKLFAFSYILGDSNPDHIWQSRPPYEVLDTVSDCWQWCTPQPFPEFPPPFDDNAYNVVSYVADESIDTLYLSLGNFTRPNTQGTLCITYNTYLDKWDTDTHLPLPFYGEGKVFDNLFYGFPCGMSASDFFCLGVYKLYTDSTNHNSFSSCWVELRRYSLDSGVSGPFHSYLESLYVLRKDVVAIIRARATGLLEKFKPHLLEFDVVKLVDTESDVQASFGSIIIDHHSSYRHNQGFDAIVGVCWGASEQQRL, from the exons ATGGTTCATCTCCATAGTACTCC GCCAGCGGACATGAATGTTTTAGCGGTAACAAATGATAATAATCTTGTACGATATAGCAGCTTATCTCCTTCTTTTGGAGGTGATATCATCGCAAAAAACGTAGAATCTACCCTCTACACTTCTTGTTCGGTTTCCCAGGTCGTGAAAAATCGTTACGTATTTATGGTGGGTGGGGCAACTCACGGTCTTCCAAGCCGAGATGTCTTTTTTTATGATCTCCATCAAGTTGGGCATGGGGGTTGTAAGCGCACACCCGGTCCTCTACTCCATGTCCCTAAATCTCATCCCACCCTCATCGTAATGGGCTCTAAACTCTTTGCCTTTTCCTATATCCTCGGTGACTCAAACCCTGATCATATTTGGCAATCCCGACCTCCTTATGAGGTATTGGACACTGTTTCTGACTGTTGGCAATGGTGCACACCACAACCTTTCCCCGAGTTTCCCCCTCCATTCGATGATAATGCCTATAATGTTGTTTCGTATGTCGCGGATGAATCTATTGATACTCTTTACCTAAGTTTAGGCAATTTCACTAGACCTAATACCCAAGGGACTCTTTGCATCACTTACAATACTTACCTTGACAAGTGGGATACCGATACCCATCTACCACTCCCCTTTTACGGTGAGGGTAAGGTTTTCGATAATCTTTTTTATGGCTTCCCTTGTGGCATGAGTGCTAGCGATTTCTTTTGTCTAGGCGTATATAAGTTATATACTGATTCCACCAACCACAACTCTTTTTCTTCGTGTTGGGTTGAGCTACGTAGATACTCACTTGATTCCGGTGTCTCTGGACCATTCCATTCATATTTGGAGTCTCTCTATGTCCTAAGAAAGGATGTTGTCGCTATTATTCGAGCTAGAGCCACGGGTTTATTGGAAAAGTTCAAACCACATTTGCTCGAATTTGATGTGGTTAAACTTGTGGACACAGAAAGTGACGTTCAAGCCTCGTTTGGGTCTATCATCATTGATCACCACTCCTCTTACAGGCATAATCAAGGCTTTGATG